In Bacillus sp. NP247, one DNA window encodes the following:
- a CDS encoding VOC family protein has protein sequence MTLEIAIFLSMNGKAKEAINFYIRNLEAKKLMIVTYEEMAKRDSSFEITSENKDYISHSVLQIGNTKLMIAEDTMKSNERYNVGNNMSLCIQSANLEEIQRFYNNLISDKHVKIISPLEKNIFSEAYGIIEDPFGIQIQLMYDKRLN, from the coding sequence TCTTTCAATGAATGGGAAAGCAAAGGAGGCAATTAATTTTTACATTCGCAATTTAGAAGCCAAGAAGCTAATGATTGTTACGTATGAAGAAATGGCCAAAAGAGACAGTTCTTTTGAAATTACAAGCGAAAATAAAGATTATATTTCTCACTCTGTTCTACAAATTGGGAATACAAAGCTAATGATAGCAGAAGATACAATGAAATCTAATGAACGTTATAACGTTGGAAATAACATGTCACTTTGCATTCAAAGCGCTAATTTAGAAGAAATACAAAGATTTTATAATAATTTAATTTCCGATAAGCATGTAAAAATAATCTCTCCATTAGAAAAAAATATATTTAGTGAAGCATATGGTATTATTGAAGATCCTTTCGGCATACAAATCCAGTTAATGTATGATAAACGATTAAACTAA
- a CDS encoding oxidoreductase, with product MKKIGVGIVGFGFSSTTFHIPLLQTIEEYDIRAILSSKEEVVKQALPNAEVVGTIDELVNRADIALVVITSPNTTHFPYVKEAIVHGKHVVVEKPFVVSIEEGEELISLANQHNVVLSVYHNRRFDNDFLTIKKLLQEKRIGNVYAYEAHFDRFRPHVRDRWREKNLPGSGILYDLGSHLIDQALSIFGKPDAISADVIKQRPGAEVDDYFHVVLHYGVKRVILHSSSYVKQAGPHFTLHGDKGSIVKYGMDSQEEQLKNGMKPGDNGYGADSEENFATLETEEELVRIPTEVGCYDMYYKGVRDSIVNGEKPPVTAEEGLEVIRLIQLAIESSETDRAIPVR from the coding sequence ATGAAAAAAATAGGTGTAGGGATTGTAGGATTTGGATTTTCTAGTACAACATTTCACATCCCGTTATTACAAACGATAGAAGAATACGATATTCGTGCTATTTTATCATCAAAAGAAGAAGTAGTGAAACAAGCATTACCAAATGCTGAAGTTGTTGGTACAATTGATGAATTAGTAAATCGAGCTGATATTGCCTTAGTGGTCATTACTTCGCCGAATACAACCCATTTTCCATATGTAAAAGAAGCGATTGTACACGGTAAGCATGTTGTTGTGGAAAAACCATTCGTTGTTTCAATTGAAGAGGGAGAAGAACTTATTTCATTAGCGAACCAACATAATGTCGTTTTAAGTGTTTATCATAATCGCCGTTTTGATAATGATTTCTTAACGATAAAGAAATTATTACAAGAAAAAAGAATAGGAAATGTATACGCATATGAAGCGCATTTCGATCGTTTCCGCCCACATGTACGCGATCGTTGGAGAGAAAAGAACTTACCAGGATCAGGTATATTATATGATTTAGGATCGCATTTAATTGACCAAGCATTATCAATATTTGGGAAACCAGATGCAATAAGCGCAGATGTAATAAAACAACGACCAGGTGCAGAAGTTGATGATTACTTCCATGTTGTACTTCACTACGGAGTAAAGCGCGTTATTTTACATAGTAGCAGTTACGTAAAGCAAGCTGGACCGCATTTTACACTGCATGGAGATAAAGGTTCTATTGTGAAGTACGGTATGGATTCACAGGAAGAACAATTAAAAAATGGAATGAAGCCAGGCGATAACGGTTATGGAGCAGACTCTGAAGAGAATTTTGCTACCTTAGAAACAGAAGAAGAGTTAGTACGTATTCCGACAGAAGTCGGCTGTTATGACATGTATTATAAAGGTGTAAGAGATAGTATTGTAAATGGTGAGAAACCACCTGTAACAGCAGAAGAAGGCTTGGAAGTTATAAGACTTATTCAATTAGCTATTGAAAGTAGCGAAACGGATAGAGCCATTCCTGTACGATAA
- the parC gene encoding DNA topoisomerase IV subunit A, with translation MQAEKFHDLPLEDVLGDRFARYSKYIIQDRALPDARDGLKPVQRRILYSMYVEGNVHDKAFRKSAKTVGNVIGNYHPHGDSSVYEAMVRLSQTWKVRNVLVEMHGNNGSVDGDPAAAMRYTEARLSPIASELLRDLDKETVEFVSNFDDTSEEPVVLPAMFPNLLVNGSTGISAGYATEIPPHHLGEVIDATMMRIDQPNSSVDDLLAVIKGPDFPTGGIIQGIDGIKKAYETGKGKIIIRGKAEVETIRGGKQQIVITEIPYEVNKANLVKKMDELRIDKRLDGIAEVRDETDRTGLRIVVELKKEANAEGILNYLYKNTDLQIPYNFNMVAINNRRPTLMTLPKILDAYIGHQKEVVTRRSQYELRKAENRQHIVEGLKKALSILDEVIETIRGSKDKRNAKDNLSAKFGFTEAQSEAIVSLQLYRLTNTDITALEQEAAELSKKIIELQSILQSEKRLLQVIKTDLKRVKKTYSDNRRAVIEEEIEEIKIDVEVMIPQEDVIVTVTKEGYVKRTGWRSHNASNGKDFGMKEGDILLERFDTNTTETVLLFTNKGNYIYLPVYEMPEIRWKDLGQHVANLVTLERDEALIWATVVPNFEEEKRFIVFVTRNGMIKKTELNQYKVQRYSRAFVAVNLKKDDEVVDIFATDGTSDIVLATHGAYALVFNEEEVSPVGVRAAGVKAINLKEDDYVASGKPLNGEKDQLILVTQRGAVKRIKASEIEKSTRAKRGLVIFKELKRNPYRIVGIEIVRDDELVYMKTEKHIVEEIDPKAFRNKDRYSNGSLVLDVNDTGEVIETWTKKRT, from the coding sequence ATGCAGGCAGAGAAGTTTCATGACCTCCCGCTTGAAGACGTGTTAGGTGACCGCTTTGCACGTTATAGTAAATATATTATTCAAGACCGCGCGCTTCCAGATGCGCGTGACGGTTTAAAACCAGTACAAAGACGTATTTTATATTCCATGTATGTAGAAGGAAATGTACATGATAAAGCGTTTCGTAAATCAGCTAAAACAGTAGGTAATGTTATCGGTAATTATCATCCACATGGTGATTCCTCTGTATATGAGGCGATGGTCCGTTTAAGTCAAACTTGGAAAGTACGTAATGTTCTAGTTGAAATGCATGGAAATAACGGTAGTGTTGATGGGGATCCAGCAGCAGCAATGCGTTATACAGAAGCACGTTTATCACCAATCGCATCTGAGTTATTACGTGATCTTGATAAAGAAACAGTAGAATTCGTGTCAAACTTTGATGATACGAGTGAAGAACCTGTTGTATTACCGGCGATGTTCCCAAACTTATTAGTGAACGGATCTACAGGGATTTCCGCTGGTTATGCAACAGAAATCCCCCCGCATCATCTTGGAGAAGTAATTGATGCTACAATGATGCGTATCGATCAGCCGAATAGTTCTGTGGATGACTTGTTAGCCGTTATTAAAGGACCAGATTTTCCTACAGGTGGTATTATTCAAGGGATAGATGGCATTAAAAAAGCGTATGAAACAGGTAAAGGTAAAATTATTATTCGCGGAAAAGCAGAAGTTGAAACGATTCGTGGCGGGAAGCAACAAATCGTTATTACAGAAATTCCGTACGAAGTAAATAAAGCGAATCTTGTTAAGAAAATGGATGAATTACGTATAGATAAAAGGCTAGATGGAATTGCTGAAGTGCGTGATGAGACAGACCGTACAGGCCTTCGCATCGTTGTAGAATTAAAAAAAGAAGCGAATGCTGAAGGTATTTTAAATTATTTATATAAAAATACAGATTTACAAATTCCATACAACTTTAATATGGTAGCGATAAATAATCGTCGTCCAACACTTATGACATTACCTAAGATTTTGGATGCATATATTGGACATCAGAAAGAAGTTGTTACAAGACGCTCACAATATGAATTAAGAAAAGCAGAAAATCGTCAGCATATTGTAGAAGGTTTAAAGAAAGCATTATCAATTTTAGATGAAGTAATTGAAACAATCCGCGGGTCTAAAGATAAGCGTAATGCGAAAGATAATTTAAGTGCGAAATTTGGATTTACAGAGGCACAGTCAGAAGCAATTGTTTCGTTGCAATTATATCGTTTAACGAATACAGATATTACAGCGCTAGAGCAAGAAGCAGCTGAACTCAGTAAAAAAATTATAGAGTTACAGTCAATTTTACAAAGTGAAAAAAGACTTCTTCAAGTTATTAAAACAGATTTGAAGAGAGTAAAGAAAACATATAGTGATAATCGCCGTGCGGTAATTGAAGAGGAAATTGAAGAAATTAAAATCGATGTGGAAGTAATGATTCCGCAAGAAGATGTCATCGTTACTGTAACGAAAGAAGGATATGTGAAACGAACAGGTTGGCGTTCACATAATGCATCGAACGGCAAAGACTTCGGTATGAAAGAGGGTGACATCTTACTTGAGCGTTTCGATACAAACACGACAGAAACCGTTCTTTTATTTACGAACAAAGGAAATTATATTTATCTTCCTGTATATGAAATGCCAGAAATTCGTTGGAAAGATTTAGGTCAACATGTTGCGAATCTTGTTACACTCGAGCGAGATGAAGCGTTAATTTGGGCAACAGTCGTACCGAATTTTGAAGAAGAAAAACGATTTATCGTATTTGTTACAAGAAACGGTATGATTAAAAAAACAGAATTAAACCAATATAAAGTTCAGCGTTATTCACGGGCATTCGTTGCTGTAAACTTGAAAAAAGATGATGAAGTAGTTGATATATTTGCGACAGATGGAACAAGTGATATTGTTCTTGCAACACATGGTGCATATGCACTTGTATTCAATGAAGAAGAAGTAAGTCCGGTTGGTGTAAGAGCAGCTGGTGTGAAAGCAATTAATTTAAAAGAAGATGACTATGTTGCTTCTGGTAAACCGTTAAATGGTGAAAAAGATCAACTTATTCTCGTTACGCAGCGAGGTGCTGTGAAACGTATAAAGGCATCGGAAATTGAGAAATCAACGAGGGCGAAGCGGGGCCTTGTAATTTTTAAAGAGTTAAAACGCAATCCGTACCGCATTGTCGGTATTGAAATTGTTCGAGATGACGAATTAGTTTACATGAAGACAGAGAAACACATTGTAGAAGAAATTGATCCGAAAGCGTTTCGAAATAAAGACCGGTATAGTAATGGTAGTTTAGTACTAGATGTTAATGATACTGGTGAAGTAATTGAAACGTGGACGAAGAAAAGAACGTAA